Within Armatimonadota bacterium, the genomic segment CGCGTGTCTGAACGTTGGATCGGCATCCCTTCTTCGTATGGAACGCGATCTCCCGACTGTACGCCTCGTTCTTCGCCAGTAGGATGTGCTTCATGTAGGTTCCTGCCACAGATTCGGGGTCTATGTCCGGGTCGGTGACCGATATCACCTTGATACCGGCACGTGTCAGGTCCTGAAGGAGTATCTGCGCCTCAAGGCTGTCGCGGGAGAACCTGGAGAGATCGTGCACGAGAATCGCCGATATCTCTGGATTGCCGCGAGCCGATTCCAGCATGCGCTCGAATTCCACACGCTTGGACTTCTTCTGAAAGGCACTGGCTGCCTCCGAGAACGTCTGCACGATCTCGATCCCGTTCGTCCCAGCGTATGCTTCGATCTCCCGCAACTGCTCCGGGAGAGACAATCCCTTCTCCTCCTGCATGTCCGTTGACACGCGTGCCCACGCGTATGCCTTGATCTGCTTGTCCGATGCCGATCCGGCCAACTCAGGCTGTGTGATTACGAGGTCGAGTAGGGCGCTCATTTCTCTTTCTCCTCCGGTACTTGCACATCGGCAAGAGCCTGATCAAGTATCTCTAGGAGTACCACCTGCTGGCTTCTCCGCTCCCGGAAGCACTTCCAGCGCAGTTTCTCATGCAATTCGTCAGGCAACCTGATCGTCAGTCTGACCATGATGATCCACCTCCTTCCCGATTATACCAGCATACTGCTATGCTGTCAATAGCTCATTCAGAATGTCTCCGACATCACGCCTGGCAGCAGCCACACCGGTTGATGGTTGACGGTTTGGAGGGATAGTGACGCCCGGTCCGCGGTACAGGATATTGTCTCTTCGGCTTAGAAGACATATCTGTC encodes:
- a CDS encoding Arc family DNA-binding protein translates to MVRLTIRLPDELHEKLRWKCFRERRSQQVVLLEILDQALADVQVPEEKEK